The Chryseobacterium sp. LJ668 genome segment GATCTACAAAGCTTTCGCTTCTTGCTCTTACTTTATGGCCTTCTACGCGTTCTTCCTGTGAAGCAAAACCTCCGTCTTTCATCATAGCCTGAAAAGGACAGCCACCGCCAATAGAATTTGGTTCATAACTCACTTTCCCTTTTGCAATTTGCTGACGCATATGGCCGTCACGCTGATTATTGTGGATAGTGGTAATTGATCTGTTTATAGGAATTTCATGGAAATTCGGAGATCCTAATCTGGTAAGTTGGGTATCTGTGTAAGAAAATAATCTTCCCTGAAGAAGCGGATCATTTGAAAAATCTATACCGGGAACAATATGACCGGGGTGAAATGCTACCTGTTCGGTTTCAGCAAAGAAATTATCAGGATTTCTGTTTAGCGTCAATGTACCGACCAACTGGACAGGTACAAGCTCTTCGGGAATAATTTTTGTGGGATCTAGAAGGTCAAAATCAAAGTCATGTTCGTTGGCTTCAGGAACGATCTGTACCCCAAAATCCCACTCGGGAAAGGCTCCGTTTTCGATGGCTTCCCAAAGATCACGGCGGTGGAAATCCGGATCATTCCCAGAGATCTTCTGAGCTTCCGGCCATGCTACAGAATGCACACCCAATTTCGGTTTAAAATGAAATTTAACAAAGTGAACGTCTCCCTGCTCATTAATAAATTTAAACGAGTGCACTCCAAATCCTTCCATCATACGGTAGCTTCTAGGAATTGCACGGTCGCTCATCAGCCACATAATCATATGAGTACTTTCGGGCATTAAGGAAATAAAATCCCAGAAAGTATTGTGGGCTGAAGATGCCTGAGGAATTTCATTATCAGGCTCAGGTTTTACAGCATGTACCAGATCCGGAAATTTTATGGCATCCTGGATAAAAAATACAGGAATATTATTGGCTACTAGATCGTAAATACCTTCTTCTGTATAAAATTTCACTGCGAAACCTCTTACGTCACGAGCAAGATCCGTACTTCCTCTACTCCCTGCAACTGTAGAAAATCTAACGAATACAGGAGTTTCCTCATCGACATTATTTAAAAATTTTGCTTTGGTGTATTGTGCCAGACTTTTGTTGAGTCTGAAAACACCGTGAGCACCGGAACCTCTTGCATGAACTACTCTTTCAGGAATTCTTTCATGATCAAAGTGGGTGATTTTCTCTCTTAAAATAAAATCTTCAAGAAGAGAAGGGCCCCTTTCTCCGGCCTTCAGTGAGTCCTGATTGTTGTTGATCTTTAATCCCTGATTAGTCGTCAGCATTTCATTGCTGTTATCCGTCGTATGATTTTGAAGTTGATCACGCTTCGAATTTGATCCTAAACTCTCATTTTCCATAATTAATATTGTTGTTGTTTTGTTTTGATATGATTTATTTGGAGAAGACGTGTTTATTTCTTCTAGTAATTGCTTTTACGGTTATCTTAAAGATTATCTGTTCAATAATTTGTTTTATGGGCAGAATCATTCTGAATATTGGTGCCACTTAGCAAATAATACGTGCGGGAATTAGGCGGAAAAGCGCCCACATGTTTTTAAAAAATTTGAATATGACGTGATCGAATAGTTTTTCTGCATGTGAAACAGAAAGATCATTACTTTTTTTTAATGTAATAACTGCTCATTTAATAGTTCGTTTATTTGGTGTATCTCAAAAATAATAAGAATTAGATTTTAAAACGTATGACCATAGTCATATAGGATGAAATAGAATTGATCACCTGCTTATTATATTAAAATATTCTCATTGCAGATGTACAACCCACCGTAAAATGAATTTGAGAAGTACAAGTAGAAGGATAAAGAATGTTTGAGCATTTTCTTATCAGAACGATTTAGAATAAAGTCTGACTGTGCCAACATTTGTAAATATATAATCTACGTTTTTTAATTAAATAATATACTGTCTATTATTGTATATAAATGCCAATATAATAATTAATAAAAAATTTTTCCATTCACAATTTTTACAATATTCTCCCGTTCCATTCTTTTGATTACCCGTATGACAGTTTCAACTCTCAAACCTGTTAACGAAGCGATTTCAAGACGAGTGTAAGGAATTTGATATAAGTATTGTTCTGTAACGTTATGATACTCCTTCAGACAATCCATAACACAGATTACTTTGTTAAAAGGATTTGTAGAAGACAAACTATTGAGCATCACGTAGCGGTAATGCATTCTCTCCGAAGTATATTGATACAGCTTAAATAATATGTTTTGATTATTCTTTATAAGCTCTAAAAATCTTGCGATCTGTACCCTGATGATTTCTGCATCAGTCATTGCCACGGCATTTACAGGATATGGTCTGTTAGAAAATATAAAAGTCTCACCCAAGCAATGTCCTGTAGTGGGAAAGCTGTGAATAAACTCTTTCCCTTCCTGATGATAATTGTTGATCTTTACATTACCATACTTTATCTGATAATAAAACTTGGGCGTTTCCGACTCTCTAAAGATAATATCATTTTTGTCAAAACTCATTAATTCTCCCCCATAACGAAAGAGTAAATCTTCATCGACTAGCATGCTCTAAAAATTATGGATATTTAAAATTACGTACAACTCAACAGAAATATTTTTGTAAATAATTATATCACTAAATAGTGTATATTTTACTGTTTTTCAAATTTAACAGTATATGACATTTCGTATGTATGATTCAAATCATACCTACTGCATATTGCGATCAACCCACAGATAATCAGAAGTATTTTTAAAATCATCAAAGCTATTATTGTCTTTTTTAAATTAATGATAAATATTCATTTCTTTAATTACAAAACGAGAATGGTAAAACTGCGTATAAATCTCCTGTAAAACGAAAAAACTTCATTTTTACATTGCATAGAAAGTGATAACTATATTACTGAATAATTAAAAAATCTGTCATAATATGATCCAAAACATATCACTTTTCCAATACTTGCACGATATTTGCTAACTATAAATAATATCAATTTAATCTCGTCTCCTGTCTCAACTAAGGAGCAATTGTATTCTAAACGAAGTTGTCTCGTATATATTAGTAAAAGAGGCAAAACACATTATCTTCATGGCCGCCTTATTATTTTAAAGATTGTTGCCTTAAAACGTATTGGCAACATACAGTAAATTATGATCTTCATAAAACACTGATGATCTTGAAGCAGGTTATATACACGGCTATTTCTATCCTTACACCAACCATAAAAATAAAAATATGTTTTTAAAAGAAGAACTTCTGTACTCCATTGGAGCGTCAGAAGAAAATTATAAACCTGGAGATTATTTATTCCATGAAGGGGGAAACCCGCAATTCTATTTTCAGATAGTAAGTGGCGAGGTAAAGCTGAACAGTTACCACAGCGACGGCAAAGAATTTATTCAAAGTATCCTTAACTCGCCCTATGCGGTGGGAGAATATATGCTGTATATCGAAAAACCGTATCCTACCAATGCAGTTGCGCTGACGAATTGTACTATCATTAAAATCTGCAGAAATAAATTACTAAAATTCTTTGATTGCAATCCCGGTCTCTATATTAACCTTTGCAGATCGTTATCAAAAAACCTATACAGCAAATCTGTTATGATGCAAAAATTATCTTGTTATACCGCAGTGGAAAGGCTGAATGAAGTATTGCAGATGATGAAGCAGGACCAGCTGAATAAATCACCATACACGTATGAGATTCCAATGACACGACAGCAATTGGCATCATTAACCGGCTTGTGTGTCGAAACTACGATCAGGGCAATTAAAAGGATGGAACGCGAAAAGATACTTCGTATTAAAAACCGTAAAATTCTGATCTGACAATTCGGCACACGGTATGCTATCCCTTATGTCTATAATTAATCACGGAACAATTCAATATTATTGAATTTATGCCGCAAACATTATGTTTTTTTACAATTTTATCCTTTATTCTGATTAAAAATGGTCTAAAGCCTACTATGAAAGCTAATGCCGAGTTTGCAATATACAAAACTATATAACTATGCTTATTAACAGTAATTTACTCAATAAATACGGTGCTGAAACCGTAACCGTACAACCCTCTGAAACGATCTTCAATGAAGGTGATGTTCCCAGATGCTACTATCAAATAGTAAGTGGGAGAATTAAACTAAATCACTATGACGAAGACGGAAAGGAAATTATCCAAAGTGTGCTCATTCCCGGGCAGAGTGTTTGTGAACTGATGCTTTTTGTTGAAGAAAAATATCCCGTCAATGCAGAAACATTACTTCCATGCGAAATTCAAAAAATATCAAAAAAAGGATTTTTTCAATTGCTTGATGAAAATCCTGATGTTTCTATGGACGTTAATCGATTTTTGTCTGAAAGACTGTATCAAAAATTTATCATGATGCAGCATAATTTATCTCTCAGGCCTGATGTGAGGCTCATAGGAGTTTTTAATTATTTTAAAAGCTACAGCGATCAAAAGGAAAAATACTCATACGAAATTGATCTTACCAGGAAACAGCTGGCTTCAATTACAGGTCTGAGAATTGAAACTGTTATCAGAACCATAAAAAAAATGGATAGTGAAGGAATACTGCAGCTGAAAAACAGTAAAATATTTTATTAGCTTTCATAAAATTTTAGGGATTATAGTAGCAGCTTTTGAGTAAATATATTTAAAATTATTCTCTTAAAACCAGCAGTTTACTTCTAACAGAAATTATAAAAGAATATTTTATCTTCAATGAATAATAATCAAATTTTCGATGTTGTTATAATCGGAGGAAGTTATTCCGGGCTTTCTGCTGCCTTAAGTCTCGTCAGATTCCGTAGAGAAATCCTCATTATTGATCATCATCAACCTTGTAACAGATTCTCTCCCGTTTCACACAATTTTTTAACCCGTGACCGCGAATCGCAATCTACTTTATCAAATATCGCTAAAAATCAGGTGCTCAGCTATACCGGCGTGAGATTTATCAATGCACAAGCTGTTTCCGGTAAGAAAGAGGGAGATCTTTTTATTATAACGACAGAGACCGGGGAGCGATTGAAAGCAAAAAAAGTGATTTTTGCGACGGGTGTTAAAGATGAAATTCCCAATATAAAAGGTTTTAAAGAATGTTGGGGTATATCAATTGTTCACTGCCCATACTGTCACGGTTATGAGATGAGAGATCAGAAAACGGCCATTTTAGCAAATGGCAATGCGGCTTATCATCTGACAGCTTTAGTCCGTAATCTTACATCGAATCTCATAATACTGACAGAAGCCAAAGCGGATTTTACGGAAGATCAGTTGTTAAGATTAAGCAGCCATGATATAAAAATTATTGAAGTTCCGGTAGCGGAAATTATGCACTGTAATGGTTTGATCAGCAATATTATGCTGAAAGATGGTGTTCAGATTGATATCCAGGCTTTATATACGATACTTCCCTTTCGGCAGCAGTCAGATATCCCAAAACAACTTGGCTGCGGCCTTACCGACCATGGTCTGATCAAGATAGATGATGAGCAGCGCACCACAATTCCAGGAATATATGCGTGTGGTGATAACGCAGCGCTGATGCGGTCTGTTTCTAAAGCCGTTTATAGCGGAAATCTTGCCGGAGCCATCGTCAATGCAGAACTTACTGAGGAATTATTTTAGAATAATTTAAGAAGAATATTTACCGAATTTTCGCGAAAATATTATTCTCTGTGATTGACATCATAAGATTTTAATTTTTTACTTCTTATGTTTGACCTAACCAAATCAAACTTATGAAAAATACAGCACTATTACTAGGAGCCCTATTCTTTGCGGTTTCATGTACAAAATCTGAAACACAATATACTGATCAGGGAAATAAAAAGCAGACTGTAAATGACAGAAAATCTGACACCATTCAGACTTTAAACGAAATATCAGATACTCTGCAGATGGAGAATGACAGTATTGATGTGAAAACAGATAACTAATACCTGAAGCTATGAATCCAAAAGGAAAAATATTAATTATTGGCGGGCATGAAGATCGGGATGACAACAAAGTTGAAATGCAGGACAGCAACCGCAAATTTTTAAAAAATGAAATTCTAAAACTTTTAGCACAATCAAAAAACGACCGTATTGAAATCGTTACAGCAGCCAGTGCTGAACCTGAAAGTATGCGTGACACCTATCGGAAAACATTTGCGGAAATCGGGTATACCAATTTTGGTTTTCTGCATACTTTTGAAGAAACACCGGAAGATCATTATCTTCAAAGAATTTCAAAAGCAAAGACTGTGTTTTTTACAGGGGGTGACCAGAATAGAATCTGCAAACATCTAAATCATTCAGCCATTCGCAATCTCTTGCATGAAAAGTATACGAATGAAGAAAATTTTATCATTGCAGGTACTAGTGCGGGAGCAATGTGCTTACCTGAAGTGATTATTTTTGAGGCAGAAAATGGCGAAGCTATAATTAAAGATGACATCGAACTTGGAACCGGATTAGGTTTACTGGATAATCTGATCGTCGATACGCATTTTATCCACAGAGGGAGATTCGGAAGACTGGCACATGCTGTTTTACTAAATCAAGAACTCTATGGTGCCGGACTTGGAGAAGATACTGCATTACTCATAGAAGAGGGAAACAAGGCAATATGCAAAGGTTCAGGTATGGTACTGATGATCAGTGGTAGTGAAATTGATCAGACAAACATTAGCACGGTAAAGAAAAGCTCTCCGGTTTACGCAGAAAATTTCAAAGTTAACATCTTAACAGAAGATTGTATTGTTGATTTAAATACTGGTCAAATGACTGTATCTGCGCAATCATAATGGCCGTAGTTAAAGAAGAAAATGTGGTGAAGTTTTATTTTAAATGTTCTGGTAGCTATAAAGTTTTCTTAAACAAGATTTTTTTCGCTATTATCAGACCAATAAAACAACGCTTTAGTTATTTTTAGTGTTGTAAAAAATCTCTTCTTTAAATTATTTGTTATCCAAAGTTTAACTCTCGTAAACTACTGCGACTGAAAAATTTATTTCTATGTCTGTTGGATTAATTAATTGCAAATGTTTTTTATATTAACTTTTCTTAGATTGACGAATATTTTGTTTTAAATTTAAGACAAATAAAGATGAAATATTAGTATCTTTTTGGTAATAATACCCGATAATAAATGATACTATTGCAGGTAAGAAAAGCACTAACCCTTCCCTATCAATATAATGATTTAGCAATAAAGCAGCCGTAATAATGATCCACCCCGATAAAAAATAATAATTTGCCAACCGAAGATTTCGGTATCTAAGATCGTTTTTGCGGTAAGGGATGATTATAAAGCAAACATGCGCAAGAATGGCCCCGGTTAAAACATCAATTAAATGATGCTGATACGTCGTTAATGTCGAAATTCCTAAAAAAATAAGCCATATCATTACCAAATTCCGCCATCTTGAAAGATCTTTAAACACTGACCAGAATATAAAGGCAAAAACAATATGCAATGATGGTGATTGGTTGAATGGAGAATCAAATGCTTTTAAAAAAGAAAAAGGCAGCTTTAAAATACTATTGGACACTTCAGGTTTTGTAAAGGAAAATTGTAAAGGAACTGTAATGAAGAATAATCCTGCTACAATAATTGCAAAAAGTATTCTCCATGTTAAGATCTTTAATTGGTACTTATTTTTACAAGAAAAAAATACTGCGCAGAAAAAAATCCCACTCGCCATGTACGGAATAATCGACAATGGTACGAATGGAATAGAACTTTCAATGTCAAAAGTGAAAGATGGTACATGCTCTAAAGAAGATGCATACCAGGTACA includes the following:
- a CDS encoding catalase, with the protein product MENESLGSNSKRDQLQNHTTDNSNEMLTTNQGLKINNNQDSLKAGERGPSLLEDFILREKITHFDHERIPERVVHARGSGAHGVFRLNKSLAQYTKAKFLNNVDEETPVFVRFSTVAGSRGSTDLARDVRGFAVKFYTEEGIYDLVANNIPVFFIQDAIKFPDLVHAVKPEPDNEIPQASSAHNTFWDFISLMPESTHMIMWLMSDRAIPRSYRMMEGFGVHSFKFINEQGDVHFVKFHFKPKLGVHSVAWPEAQKISGNDPDFHRRDLWEAIENGAFPEWDFGVQIVPEANEHDFDFDLLDPTKIIPEELVPVQLVGTLTLNRNPDNFFAETEQVAFHPGHIVPGIDFSNDPLLQGRLFSYTDTQLTRLGSPNFHEIPINRSITTIHNNQRDGHMRQQIAKGKVSYEPNSIGGGCPFQAMMKDGGFASQEERVEGHKVRARSESFVDHYSQAKLFYNSQSAFEKTHLQNALVFELSKVTIPAIRERMVGQLAFVDKKLANEVASRLGVEVKILEQPNQSIPADADPASLQSAEIEPAISFSDALSMANTVKDSIESRVIGFMMTDGFDAASTDRLIEKLEGQGAVVQYIGDSVAPVKSSDGQAYIPDHALSTTSSVCFDALYICGGAESAEGFIRPGNKNMTIDFINEAFRHCKAIYFGAETEAVKNLTDVALMLHDDPGVITADDSDADDLFVDAIANHRVWQFEKERNGLIQTN
- a CDS encoding Crp/Fnr family transcriptional regulator, which codes for MLVDEDLLFRYGGELMSFDKNDIIFRESETPKFYYQIKYGNVKINNYHQEGKEFIHSFPTTGHCLGETFIFSNRPYPVNAVAMTDAEIIRVQIARFLELIKNNQNILFKLYQYTSERMHYRYVMLNSLSSTNPFNKVICVMDCLKEYHNVTEQYLYQIPYTRLEIASLTGLRVETVIRVIKRMERENIVKIVNGKIFY
- a CDS encoding Crp/Fnr family transcriptional regulator, which gives rise to MFLKEELLYSIGASEENYKPGDYLFHEGGNPQFYFQIVSGEVKLNSYHSDGKEFIQSILNSPYAVGEYMLYIEKPYPTNAVALTNCTIIKICRNKLLKFFDCNPGLYINLCRSLSKNLYSKSVMMQKLSCYTAVERLNEVLQMMKQDQLNKSPYTYEIPMTRQQLASLTGLCVETTIRAIKRMEREKILRIKNRKILI
- a CDS encoding Crp/Fnr family transcriptional regulator; translated protein: MLINSNLLNKYGAETVTVQPSETIFNEGDVPRCYYQIVSGRIKLNHYDEDGKEIIQSVLIPGQSVCELMLFVEEKYPVNAETLLPCEIQKISKKGFFQLLDENPDVSMDVNRFLSERLYQKFIMMQHNLSLRPDVRLIGVFNYFKSYSDQKEKYSYEIDLTRKQLASITGLRIETVIRTIKKMDSEGILQLKNSKIFY
- a CDS encoding NAD(P)/FAD-dependent oxidoreductase; this encodes MNNNQIFDVVIIGGSYSGLSAALSLVRFRREILIIDHHQPCNRFSPVSHNFLTRDRESQSTLSNIAKNQVLSYTGVRFINAQAVSGKKEGDLFIITTETGERLKAKKVIFATGVKDEIPNIKGFKECWGISIVHCPYCHGYEMRDQKTAILANGNAAYHLTALVRNLTSNLIILTEAKADFTEDQLLRLSSHDIKIIEVPVAEIMHCNGLISNIMLKDGVQIDIQALYTILPFRQQSDIPKQLGCGLTDHGLIKIDDEQRTTIPGIYACGDNAALMRSVSKAVYSGNLAGAIVNAELTEELF
- a CDS encoding cyanophycinase; the encoded protein is MNPKGKILIIGGHEDRDDNKVEMQDSNRKFLKNEILKLLAQSKNDRIEIVTAASAEPESMRDTYRKTFAEIGYTNFGFLHTFEETPEDHYLQRISKAKTVFFTGGDQNRICKHLNHSAIRNLLHEKYTNEENFIIAGTSAGAMCLPEVIIFEAENGEAIIKDDIELGTGLGLLDNLIVDTHFIHRGRFGRLAHAVLLNQELYGAGLGEDTALLIEEGNKAICKGSGMVLMISGSEIDQTNISTVKKSSPVYAENFKVNILTEDCIVDLNTGQMTVSAQS
- a CDS encoding phosphatase PAP2 family protein; protein product: MTEMKLKIRQQAFTLTLCTIVFVAVYNFCTWYASSLEHVPSFTFDIESSIPFVPLSIIPYMASGIFFCAVFFSCKNKYQLKILTWRILFAIIVAGLFFITVPLQFSFTKPEVSNSILKLPFSFLKAFDSPFNQSPSLHIVFAFIFWSVFKDLSRWRNLVMIWLIFLGISTLTTYQHHLIDVLTGAILAHVCFIIIPYRKNDLRYRNLRLANYYFLSGWIIITAALLLNHYIDREGLVLFLPAIVSFIIGYYYQKDTNISSLFVLNLKQNIRQSKKS